In Bradyrhizobium sp. 200, the sequence GCGACCGAGCAAGTGCGATGGCTGGAACAGCTTGCTGCGCAGATCGGCCGCGACATTCATCGCACGGCGTCGGACCTGCGGCCGACGGCCATCGATGACCTCGGCATCTTCAAGGCGATCGAAGCCTATGTTGCGGAATGGCAGGAGCGCTACGGCATTCGTGTCGATATCCAGACCTTCGGGCGCGACGATTCGCTGCCTGCCGATGTGGCGGCTGTGCTGTACCGGTTGGTTCAGGAGGGATTGACCAACGTCCTGAAGCACGCCAGCGCAAGCAAGGTGAGCATTGTGCTTGAGAAGAAACCGGAAGGGCTCGCGCTGGTTATCGAGGACGACGGGATCGGTTTCGACCCCGAGAATGTCGGCCGGATTGCGCCGGGCGGCGACCGGACATCGGGATTGGGTCTCTCCGGCATGAAGGAGCGGGTTGCGCTTCTTGACGGCACGATCGCCGTCGAATCTGCACCAGGAAAGGGAAGTACGATTTTTGTCCAGATTCCGCTGGAAGCGCCGGAGACCGTCAGATGACGCCGGTTCGCATCGCACTCGTCGACGACCATCCCGTCGTGCTCGCCGGCATCCGCGCGCTGCTGCAGGGCGTACCCGAGGTCGAACTCGTTGGTGAAGCCAACACGGGGGCCACGGGGTTGAAGGCGATTTGCGATTCCTCGCCGGATATCGCGGTCATCGATCTTTCGCTGCCTGACATCAGCGGGATGGAGCTTGCGCGTCAGGTCAGCAGGCAATGCCCTGACGTAAAGATCATCGCCCTGACCGTCCATGAAGATCGGGCGTATGTGCATCCGGTGCTTGAAGCAGGAGCAAGGGGATATTTGTTGAAGCGATCGGCCGGGGACGAATTGCTTCGCGCCATCCGGGCCGTCAACCAGGGGGACCTCTACCTCGATCCCGCGATAGCGGAGAAGGCAGCGATGAACGCGCCCGAACTGGCGTTGTCGGGCGAGGGCGATGGCGGCGAACTCAGCCGGCGCGAAGAGGACGTGCTCAAGCTGGTGGCGCAGGGGTTCAGCAACAAGCAGATCGCCGGACAGCTCGAGGTGAGCGTCAAAAGCGTAGAGACCTACAAGGCGCGGGCGTCGGAAAAGAAGGGACTTCACAGCCGCGCGGATATCGTCCGCTATGGCATCAAGCAGGGTTGGCTCGCCGCTCCAAACTGACATGCTTGCGCTGACGCTGCGGCGCGCAGACCGTTTCGACTGAATGCATAGGGATGCCCGCTATCTGGCGGCGCCCGGACGCTGAACGCCCTGCAGATCGCTCATGGGCACGCAGCTCTTCTTCCGGCGTTGATTCCGCGGTGCGCCCTGCACCTTCAGGACTTTTCCCGCCGAGCAGGAGCCGTCGTTGACATAGATCGTCGAGTACGGGTCCATCATCAATGGCTCGTAAGAGTATAGTTTCTGGGCGGAGGATGGCTGCGCCATGAACAAGACCGCCACGAGCACTGCAAGGCGGCTTGCCTCGCGCAAAGCTGCAATGCCTGCGGTGCGCCCCTGGCCCGGTCTGCACATCATCGCGGCCATGTCATCGATCCCTTCGAAGCTGGAACGTCTCGGCCGTTGAGTGAGGGTTTTGCGATTTGCTGTGGATGACATCCGTCACCGGGATGAGATGGCGGGCGTACACTTCCTGCAGTCTTCGTATCATTTCGATTTTTTCTTCCGATGCGCTCAAGCCCAAAACTCCGTCCCTGCAGACCAGCAATCCGCCGGTGCAAAGTCCATCGAGCGCTTTTGCCGTTTCGGTTTCGCTGGTGTAGATGCGCGCCGCAATCTGGGAGACGCTCCAGCGCTCCTCCGGGCTCGACCAGACGAGGAGCAAGGCTTCAATCTGGGCTACCGAAGCAATGTGCTTCAATATGAAGTCCCTGAT encodes:
- a CDS encoding response regulator transcription factor, whose product is MTPVRIALVDDHPVVLAGIRALLQGVPEVELVGEANTGATGLKAICDSSPDIAVIDLSLPDISGMELARQVSRQCPDVKIIALTVHEDRAYVHPVLEAGARGYLLKRSAGDELLRAIRAVNQGDLYLDPAIAEKAAMNAPELALSGEGDGGELSRREEDVLKLVAQGFSNKQIAGQLEVSVKSVETYKARASEKKGLHSRADIVRYGIKQGWLAAPN
- a CDS encoding DUF6719 family protein, whose protein sequence is MAAMMCRPGQGRTAGIAALREASRLAVLVAVLFMAQPSSAQKLYSYEPLMMDPYSTIYVNDGSCSAGKVLKVQGAPRNQRRKKSCVPMSDLQGVQRPGAAR